A part of Misgurnus anguillicaudatus chromosome 6, ASM2758022v2, whole genome shotgun sequence genomic DNA contains:
- the kcna6a gene encoding potassium voltage-gated channel subfamily A member 6a has translation MTALSREMSQDESAEPAPPCHELCDAERADQECERVTINISGLRFETQLKTLERFPNTLLGDPSKRIRFFDLNRNEYFFDRNRPSFDAILYYYQSGGRLRRPINVPVEIFLDEVRFYEIEEDVVERFKEDEGLSKEDERPMPSKEFQRQLWLLFEYPDSSGPAKLFAIISVMVILISIIIFCLETLPQFREDEQVFNNHIALNVTIERFSPFTDPFFMLETLCIIWFSTELLVRFLTCPNKTAFFKDIMNTIDILAIMPYFVTLGLDLAEVESNNQQTTSIAILRVVRLVRVFRIFKLSRHSKGLQILGQTLRASMRELGLLIFFLLIGIILFSSAAYFAEVDDPESSFTSIPDAFWWAVVTMTTVGYGDMYPVTIGGKIVGSMCAIAGVLTIALPVPVIVSNFNYFYHREHDEEEQVEYTHVTCGRPVPPLADCNKSDSKPSLFKTDNSDDDSVNPSTYLNFSQLDEYTGKFTDV, from the coding sequence ATGACCGCGCTGTCCCGAGAGATGAGCCAGGATGAGTCCGCGGAGCCCGCACCACCGTGCCACGAGCTGTGCGATGCGGAGCGCGCGGACCAGGAGTGCGAGAGGGTCACGATTAACATTTCCGGTCTACGGTTCGAAACTCAACTCAAAACACTCGAACGATTCCCAAACACGTTGCTAGGAGACCCGAGCAAACGGATCCGATTCTTTGATCTAAACAGGAATGAATACTTTTTCGACAGGAACAGACCAAGTTTTGACGCCATCCTGTATTATTACCAATCAGGCGGGAGACTCCGACGACCCATTAACGTGCCGGTGGAAATTTTTTTGGATGAAGTCCGATTTTACGAGATAGAGGAGGACGTCGTCGAGCGCTTCAAAGAGGACGAGGGTTTGTCTAAAGAAGACGAGCGTCCGATGCCCTCCAAAGAGTTTCAGCGTCAGCTCTGGTTGCTTTTTGAGTATCCGGATAGCTCTGGACCAGCCAAACTGTTCGCCATCATATCTGTTATGGTCATCCTGATATCCATTATCATATTTTGCTTGGAAACTTTGCCGCAGTTTAGAGAGGACGAGCAGGTTTTCAACAACCACATCGCGCTGAACGTAACCATTGAAAGATTCAGCCCATTCACGGATCCGTTTTTCATGTTGGAGACCCTGTGCATCATTTGGTTTTCCACTGAACTGCTTGTAAGGTTTCTCACATGCCCAAACAAAACCGCTTTTTTCAAAGACATCATGAACACTATAGATATATTAGCGATCATGCCGTATTTTGTCACGTTGGGATTAGACCTCGCCGAGGTTGAGTCCAACAATCAACAAACCACATCCATAGCTATTTTACGAGTTGTCCGCTTGGTGCGCGTCTTCAGGATTTTCAAACTTTCGCGGCACTCCAAGGGTCTCCAAATTCTCGGCCAGACCCTGCGTGCGAGCATGCGAGAACTTGGGTTGTTGATATTTTTCCTGCTCATTGGTATTATATTGTTTTCCAGCGCGGCGTACTTCGCCGAAGTGGATGACCCGGAATCGTCATTTACGAGCATCCCGGACGCGTTTTGGTGGGCGGTGGTAACCATGACTACTGTTGGATATGGAGACATGTACCCCGTCACTATCGGTGGCAAAATTGTTGGATCGATGTGTGCTATTGCAGGAGTTCTTACCATCGCGCTGCCGGTACCGGTTATCGTGTCTaattttaattacttttatCATCGAGAGCACGACGAAGAGGAGCAGGTGGAGTACACGCACGTGACTTGCGGTCGACCGGTGCCGCCGCTGGCTGACTGCAATAAGAGCGACAGTAAACCCTCTCTCTTTAAAACAGATAATTCAGATGACGACTCTGTAAATCCATCGACTTACTTAAATTTCAGTCAACTGGATGAATATACGGGAAAGTTCACAGATGTGTAA
- the kcna1a gene encoding potassium voltage-gated channel subfamily A member 1, giving the protein MTVVAGDHMDETSAVPGHPQDTYPPEHDDHECCERVVINIAGLRFETQLKTLAQFPETLLGNPKKRMRYFDPLRNEYFFDRNRPSFDAILYYYQSGGRLRRPANVPLDMFSEEIKFYELGAEAMERFREDEGFIREEERPLPEKEFQKQIWLLFEHPESSGPARGIAIVSVMVILISIVIFCLETLPELKADPRGREQIIGNTTFYYKPNILADPFFIIETLCIIWFSFELIVRFLACPSKAAFFKNMMNTIDIVAIIPYFITLGTELAEDPNGKEGKGEQATSLAILRVIRLVRVFRIFKLSRHSKGLQILGQTLKASMRELGLLIFFLFIGVILFSSAVYFAEAEERESHFSSIPDAFWWAVVSMTTVGYGDMVPVTIGGKIVGSLCAIAGVLTIALPVPVIVSNFNYFYHRETEGEEQAQLLTVSNPNLASDSNSSRRSSSTVSKSEYMEIDGDINNSIDNFREANLRTGNCTIANQNCVNKSKLLTDV; this is encoded by the coding sequence ATGACAGTCGTGGCCGGGGACCACATGGACGAGACCTCTGCCGTGCCGGGGCATCCGCAGGACACGTACCCCCCTGAACATGACGATCACGAATGCTGCGAAAGGGTGGTCATCAATATAGCCGGTCTGCGCTTTGAGACGCAGCTCAAAACTCTCGCCCAGTTTCCAGAGACTTTGTTAGGTAACCCAAAGAAAAGGATGCGGTATTTCGACCCATTGAGAAATGAGTATTTCTTTGACAGAAATCGTCCGAGTTTCGATGCCATTCTCTACTATTATCAGTCCGGGGGGAGGTTAAGGAGGCCGGCGAACGTCCCGTTGGATATGTTCTCGGAGGAGATTAAGTTCTATGAACTTGGCGCAGAGGCGATGGAAAGGTTCCGTGAAGACGAGGGCTTCATCCGCGAGGAAGAGAGGCCTTTACCGGAGAAAGAGTTTCAAAAGCAGATATGGCTTCTGTTTGAGCACCCCGAGAGCTCGGGACCGGCCAGAGGAATCGCTATTGTTTCTGTTATGGTCATTTTGATATCCATTGTCATTTTCTGTTTGGAGACCTTACCTGAACTGAAAGCGGACCCGAGGGGACGCGAACAAATCATAGGCAACACCACCTTCTACTACAAACCAAACATCCTAGCTGATCCCTTCTTCATTATAGAGACCCTCTGTATAATCTGGTTCTCCTTTGAATTGATAGTGCGGTTTCTTGCGTGCCCGAGCAAAGCGGCCTTCTTTAAGAACATGATGAACACCATTGACATCGTGGCCATCATACCCTATTTCATCACACTGGGCACCGAGTTAGCAGAAGATCCTAATGGGAAAGAAGGAAAGGGGGAGCAGGCAACATCGCTGGCCATCCTCAGGGTGATTCGTCTGGTCAGGGTGTTTAGAATCTTTAAGCTGTCCAGGCACTCGAAAGGCCTTCAGATTTTAGGGCAGACCCTAAAAGCCAGTATGCGGGAGCTTGGATTGCTCATTTTCTTTCTCTTCATCGGTGTCATACTGTTCTCCAGCGCTGTCTATTTTGCAGAGGCCGAAGAAAGAGAGTCCCATTTCAGCAGCATCCCAGATGCCTTCTGGTGGGCTGTCGTATCCATGACCACCGTGGGCTACGGGGACATGGTGCCGGTTACCATAGGGGGCAAGATTGTGGGTTCCCTGTGTGCCATCGCCGGCGTGCTGACCATTGCTCTTCCCGTGCCTGTAATCGTATCCAACTTTAACTATTTCTACCACAGGGAAACCGAAGGCGAGGAGCAAGCGCAGCTCCTCACAGTGAGCAATCCTAACCTTGCATCCGATTCCAACTCGAGCCGCCGCAGCTCCTCCACCGTCAGCAAGTCCGAGTACATGGAGATAGACGGAGACATAAACAACAGCATTGACAACTTCAGAGAAGCCAATCTCAGAACTGGAAACTGCACTATCGCTAATCAGAACTGTGTTAACAAAAGTAAGCTGCTAACCGACGTCTAG